A window from Heteronotia binoei isolate CCM8104 ecotype False Entrance Well chromosome 15, APGP_CSIRO_Hbin_v1, whole genome shotgun sequence encodes these proteins:
- the LOC132583906 gene encoding histone H1-like: MTEEAPAALAADLQPAKAPAKKAKKAAVKARKPSGPSVTELLTQAVSASKERSGVSLAALKKSLAAAGYDVEKNNSRIKLGLKSLVTKGTLVQTKGTGASGSFKLNKKQVEEKKGAAKKKQSPAGAARSKKPAAKKPASAAKKVKKAVGAKKSVKKVTKKPAASGAKKAVAKSPKKVAKPKKVTKSPAKARTAKPKAKPKTPKAKVAKPKKAAPKKK, translated from the coding sequence ATGACCGAAGAGGCTCCTGCTGCGCTCGCCGCGGATCTCCAGCCCGCAAAGGCGCCGGCGAAGAAGGCCAAGAAGGCGGCGGTGAAGGCGCGCAAGCCGTCGGGCCCCAGCGTGACGGAGCTGCTGACCCAGGCCGTGTCGGCTTCCAAGGAGCGCAGCGGGGTCTCCCTGGCGGCGCTCAAGAAGTCTCTGGCGGCCGCCGGCTACGACGTGGAGAAGAACAACAGCCGCATCAAGCTGGGCCTGAAGAGCTTGGTGACCAAAGGCACGCTGGTGCAGACCAAGGGCACGGGCGCCTCGGGCTCCTTCAAGCTCAACAAGAAGCaggtggaggagaagaagggggcggccaaGAAGAAGCAGAGCCCCGCCGGGGCGGCCAGGAGCAAGAAGCCCGCCGCCAAGAAGCCGGCCAGCGCTGCCAAGAAAGTCAAGAAGGCGGTGGGTGCCAAGAAGAGCGTCAAGAAAGTGACTAAGAAGCCCGCGGCTTCAGGAGCCAAGAAGGCGGTAGCCAAGAGTCCCAAAAAGGTGGCCAAACCCAAGAAAGTGACCAAGAGCCCCGCGAAAGCTCGCACGGCGAAGCCCAAAGCCAAGCCCAAGACTCCCAAAGCGAAGGTAGCTAAGCCCAAGAAGGCGGCGCCTAAGAAGAAGTAA
- the LOC132584299 gene encoding histone H3 produces MARTKQTARKSTGGKAPRKQLATKAARKSAPATGGVKKPHRYRPGTVALREIRRYQKSTELLIRKLPFQRLVREIAQDFKTDLRFQSSAVMALQEASEAYLVGLFEDTNLCAIHAKRVTIMPKDIQLARRIRGERA; encoded by the coding sequence ATGGCTCGTACTAAGCAGACCGCTCGCAAGTCCACCGGCGGGAAGGCGCCCCGTAAGCAGCTGGCCACCAAGGCTGCGCGGAAAAGCGCTCCGGCCACGGGGGGCGTGAAGAAGCCTCACCGCTACCGGCCTGGGACGGTCGCTCTGCGGGAAATCCGGCGCTACCAGAAGTCCACGGAGCTGCTGATCCGCAAGCTGCCCTTCCAGCGGCTGGTGCGGGAAATCGCGCAGGACTTCAAGACCGACCTGCGTTTCCAAAGCTCGGCCGTGATGGCCCTGCAGGAGGCCAGCGAGGCTTACCTGGTGGGGCTCTTCGAGGACACCAACCTGTGCGCCATCCACGCCAAGCGCGTCACCATCATGCCCAAAGACATCCAGCTGGCCCGGCGCATCCGCGGGGAGAGGGCTTAA